One window from the genome of Candidatus Baltobacteraceae bacterium encodes:
- the secA gene encoding preprotein translocase subunit SecA codes for MAFLKSLFDGNEREIARLRRTVEKVNALESQVHALSDEGLRGKTPEFRDRLAAGELLETMLPEVFAVVREAGIRVLGMRHFDVQIMGGQVLFEGRIAEMKTGEGKTLVATLPVYARALEGRGVHVVTVNDYLARRDAEWMGALYEFLGLTVGIIQHDLEPTLRRAAYECDVTYITNNEVGFDYLRDNMAWKLEDMVQRNLYYALVDEVDSILIDEARTPLIISGQGQEPTELYENFAKIVPRLKKDDDFTVDEKAHAVPITEAGVAKVEKMLGVGNLYDQRNIELAHQLNAALKAWNLFHRDQQYIVKDGEIIIVDEFTGRLMYGRRYSDGIHQAIEAKEGIKVRSEDQTLATITFQNYFRLYDKLAGMTGTAKTEEREFRDIYGLDVVVVPTNMPIRRADQGDIVYKTEQKKFEAVVGEIIAEHRKGRPVLVGTRSIEKSELLAAMLRRQGVECNVLNAKYHEQEAQIIKDAGQPGQVTIATNMAGRGTDIKLGEGVANVGGLAIIGTERHESRRIDNQLRGRAGRQGDLGSTRFYVSLEDEVMRLFGGERMNSIMDRVGFSDETPIESKMISGSLERAQSKVENHNYEIRKHVLEYDDVMNKQREVIYGDRRAILDGTFDSRGFMLQTLEQKVDYAIDQNAPENAHPSEWNLEEILNEVELIFPIKAMVTLADLETKDREEIRKFLQAKALEAYEAKEREVTPEIMRVVEKAYLLLPIIDRMWVDHLYVMDHLKTGIGLRGYGQIDPRVEYEKEAYEIFEDLKSNIADEAIKGAYRVVIEHEPSQEQLGQTAPVPQHPPQVPAFPQIPTGEMLPQAAEALLGPMPAKQRAVHTNRDGEEPAKPKQREEPKVGRNDLCPCGSGKKYKKCHGA; via the coding sequence ATGGCATTCCTAAAATCGCTCTTTGACGGAAATGAGCGAGAGATCGCCCGCCTGCGGCGGACCGTCGAAAAAGTCAACGCGCTAGAGAGCCAAGTTCACGCGCTCTCGGACGAGGGGCTCCGGGGTAAGACGCCGGAGTTTCGCGACCGTTTGGCGGCGGGCGAACTGCTCGAGACGATGCTTCCCGAGGTCTTCGCCGTCGTGCGCGAGGCCGGTATCCGCGTGCTTGGGATGCGCCACTTCGACGTGCAGATCATGGGCGGCCAAGTACTCTTCGAAGGCCGCATCGCCGAGATGAAGACCGGCGAAGGCAAAACGCTCGTTGCGACGTTGCCGGTTTACGCACGCGCGCTCGAGGGGCGCGGCGTGCACGTCGTTACTGTGAACGACTACCTGGCCAGGCGCGACGCCGAATGGATGGGAGCGCTCTACGAGTTCTTAGGCCTGACCGTCGGTATCATCCAGCACGACTTGGAGCCCACGTTGCGGCGCGCCGCCTACGAGTGCGACGTAACGTATATCACGAACAACGAAGTGGGCTTCGACTACTTGCGCGACAACATGGCGTGGAAGCTCGAAGACATGGTCCAACGCAATTTGTACTACGCGCTCGTCGACGAAGTCGACTCGATCCTCATCGACGAGGCGCGCACGCCGCTCATCATCAGCGGACAGGGTCAAGAACCGACGGAGCTCTACGAGAACTTCGCAAAGATCGTTCCGCGGCTAAAAAAGGACGACGATTTCACCGTCGATGAGAAAGCGCACGCGGTACCGATTACCGAAGCCGGCGTAGCGAAAGTCGAAAAGATGCTCGGCGTCGGTAATCTGTACGATCAGCGCAACATCGAACTCGCGCATCAACTCAACGCCGCGCTCAAAGCGTGGAATCTCTTTCACCGCGATCAGCAATACATCGTCAAAGACGGCGAGATCATCATCGTCGACGAGTTTACGGGGCGGTTGATGTACGGCCGGCGGTACTCCGACGGCATCCATCAGGCGATCGAGGCCAAAGAAGGCATCAAGGTTCGCAGCGAAGACCAAACGCTCGCGACCATCACTTTTCAGAATTACTTCCGCTTGTACGATAAGCTCGCGGGCATGACCGGCACGGCTAAGACCGAGGAACGCGAGTTTCGCGACATCTACGGCCTCGACGTCGTCGTGGTTCCGACCAACATGCCGATCCGGCGTGCCGACCAAGGCGACATCGTCTACAAAACGGAGCAGAAGAAGTTCGAGGCCGTCGTCGGCGAGATCATCGCCGAGCATCGCAAGGGGCGCCCGGTTCTCGTCGGTACGCGCTCGATTGAAAAATCGGAGCTGCTCGCGGCGATGCTGCGCCGTCAAGGCGTCGAGTGCAACGTGCTCAACGCGAAGTATCACGAACAAGAAGCGCAGATCATCAAGGACGCCGGGCAGCCCGGGCAGGTGACGATCGCGACCAACATGGCCGGCCGCGGCACCGACATCAAGTTAGGCGAAGGCGTAGCCAACGTCGGCGGCCTCGCGATCATCGGCACCGAGCGGCACGAATCGCGCCGTATCGACAATCAACTGCGCGGCCGCGCGGGCCGGCAGGGCGACCTGGGCTCGACCCGCTTTTACGTGTCTCTCGAGGACGAAGTGATGCGGCTCTTCGGCGGCGAGCGCATGAACTCGATCATGGATCGCGTCGGCTTCAGCGACGAGACGCCGATCGAATCGAAGATGATCTCGGGATCGCTCGAGCGCGCGCAGAGCAAGGTCGAGAACCACAACTACGAGATCCGCAAACACGTCCTCGAGTACGACGACGTGATGAACAAACAGCGCGAAGTGATCTACGGCGACCGCCGGGCGATTCTCGACGGTACGTTCGACTCGCGCGGATTCATGCTGCAGACCCTGGAGCAGAAAGTCGATTACGCGATCGACCAGAACGCGCCGGAGAACGCGCATCCCAGCGAGTGGAACCTCGAAGAGATCCTCAACGAGGTCGAACTGATCTTTCCGATTAAGGCGATGGTTACGCTAGCCGATCTCGAGACGAAGGATCGCGAAGAGATCCGCAAGTTCTTGCAAGCCAAAGCGCTTGAGGCGTACGAAGCCAAGGAACGCGAAGTCACACCCGAGATCATGCGCGTGGTGGAGAAGGCGTATCTGCTGTTGCCGATCATCGATCGCATGTGGGTCGATCACCTCTACGTGATGGATCACTTGAAGACCGGTATCGGTCTGCGCGGCTACGGTCAAATCGACCCGCGCGTCGAGTACGAAAAAGAAGCGTACGAGATATTCGAAGACCTCAAGAGCAATATCGCCGACGAAGCGATCAAGGGCGCGTACCGCGTCGTGATCGAACACGAACCGTCGCAAGAGCAGCTCGGCCAAACCGCGCCGGTCCCGCAGCACCCGCCGCAAGTGCCGGCCTTTCCGCAG
- a CDS encoding ATP-binding protein: MSLTRLLTIPTPAAKARALAGDVLAAGSFVRATALVMADEGVVEASAPEGTGGFALRVKTPEVARLFLHALQRFAVDGCFFVPRAQTRALAGVTVRPVDHGVLAIPLEYQGVARGALVLEVDECPMPEELRYLRAYAEIAGSIVAHEETITAAKREARQSDLLALINERTRKSLDRDAILRVVVEDVRKAFDAARCIVVERNRLRRDLATIVALAENRAIEQSIPDIVPLQGTWFERVFAGSVIVRPRVGDAANDAGLVEYGVKSALIVPFLIDGKVESAMALHFAHPRAFDDVDLMMLRSVAFHVGLALANVRLFQSERQRRSRAEALERVVRTLRDAREIEETLVVFAASASHEARLSCALYAFEGEEAVLRVARAAGDAAFSCAQRIEASQFEALQSQDVLGAPDLPEAPRLALFGAGDGTAVALRVDGELWGFAAFFRPSGEIDWDDAEQRGFVRTLVAHLELSLATAIAFGHIARLARALAESSEFKDDLMAMLAHDFRGPLTVIAGYCELLLETSSSEGRTEVEAIFSQTQRLVRLSEDAVALAQTQAAGFSLNRTVVDLREFVGASVASHDPAGKRLRLLAPDERIAISLDTQRFGHVLDNVLMNALKYSGSEVSVNLSAGPAGACIEVRDRGIGIPPGELSAVFTRFGRASNARRKGIAGSGVGLYVARKIVEVHGGAIDVSSVEDQGSTFSITLPFAT; the protein is encoded by the coding sequence GTGTCGCTCACGCGACTCTTGACGATTCCAACGCCGGCGGCCAAAGCACGAGCCCTCGCCGGGGACGTGCTGGCCGCCGGTTCGTTCGTTCGGGCCACGGCGCTGGTCATGGCCGACGAAGGCGTGGTCGAGGCATCGGCCCCCGAAGGAACCGGCGGGTTTGCGCTCCGCGTGAAGACGCCGGAGGTCGCGCGTCTTTTCTTACACGCACTCCAGCGCTTTGCCGTGGATGGGTGTTTTTTTGTGCCCCGAGCCCAGACGCGCGCGCTGGCGGGCGTGACCGTACGCCCCGTCGATCACGGCGTGCTCGCGATTCCGCTCGAATACCAAGGCGTCGCACGCGGCGCGCTCGTTCTCGAAGTCGACGAGTGTCCGATGCCCGAGGAGTTGCGATACCTGCGCGCTTATGCGGAGATCGCGGGATCGATCGTCGCCCACGAAGAGACGATAACGGCGGCGAAGCGCGAAGCGCGGCAGAGCGATCTACTCGCGCTGATCAACGAACGCACGCGAAAGTCGCTCGACCGCGATGCGATCCTGCGCGTCGTCGTCGAAGACGTTCGGAAGGCGTTCGATGCGGCACGCTGCATCGTGGTGGAGCGCAATCGTCTCCGCCGCGACCTTGCGACGATCGTGGCGCTCGCCGAGAATCGCGCGATCGAACAATCGATTCCAGATATCGTTCCGCTGCAGGGGACGTGGTTCGAACGCGTCTTCGCGGGCTCCGTCATCGTGCGGCCTAGGGTAGGCGATGCCGCCAACGATGCGGGCCTCGTGGAGTACGGCGTGAAATCGGCGCTCATCGTGCCGTTTCTCATCGACGGCAAGGTCGAGAGTGCGATGGCGCTGCATTTCGCGCACCCGCGAGCGTTCGACGACGTGGACTTGATGATGCTGCGGTCCGTCGCATTTCACGTGGGGCTCGCGCTTGCCAACGTGCGTCTCTTTCAAAGCGAACGGCAGCGCCGCTCGCGCGCCGAAGCCCTCGAGCGCGTGGTCCGCACGCTTCGCGACGCGCGCGAGATCGAAGAAACCCTCGTCGTATTTGCGGCCAGCGCCTCGCACGAAGCGCGCCTGTCGTGCGCGCTCTATGCGTTCGAAGGCGAGGAAGCGGTTCTGCGCGTAGCGCGCGCGGCGGGCGACGCGGCGTTTTCGTGCGCGCAGCGTATCGAGGCCTCGCAGTTCGAAGCGCTGCAATCGCAAGACGTACTAGGGGCGCCGGATCTGCCCGAGGCGCCCCGGTTAGCGCTTTTCGGAGCCGGCGACGGCACGGCCGTCGCGCTGCGAGTCGATGGCGAGCTTTGGGGGTTCGCGGCGTTCTTTAGGCCGTCCGGCGAGATCGATTGGGACGACGCCGAGCAACGCGGCTTCGTGCGAACGTTAGTGGCCCATCTCGAACTCTCGCTCGCCACCGCGATCGCGTTCGGACATATCGCGCGTTTGGCGCGCGCGCTCGCGGAGTCGAGCGAGTTCAAGGACGATCTTATGGCGATGCTGGCGCACGATTTTAGAGGCCCGCTGACCGTCATAGCCGGCTACTGCGAATTGCTGCTCGAAACGTCGAGTTCCGAGGGCCGCACCGAAGTGGAGGCCATTTTCTCGCAGACGCAACGCCTGGTGCGGCTCTCCGAAGATGCCGTGGCACTCGCGCAAACGCAGGCGGCGGGATTCTCACTCAATCGTACGGTCGTCGACCTGCGCGAGTTCGTTGGGGCGAGCGTTGCTTCGCACGATCCTGCGGGCAAACGCCTGCGCTTGCTAGCCCCCGACGAGCGCATCGCAATCTCGTTGGACACGCAGCGCTTCGGACACGTGCTCGACAACGTGCTGATGAACGCCCTCAAATACTCGGGCAGCGAGGTGAGCGTGAATTTGAGTGCCGGGCCGGCCGGTGCGTGCATCGAGGTCCGCGACCGGGGTATCGGCATTCCGCCGGGCGAACTCTCGGCGGTCTTCACCCGCTTCGGCCGGGCGAGCAACGCCCGTCGGAAGGGCATCGCGGGCTCGGGTGTTGGATTGTACGTCGCGCGCAAGATCGTCGAAGTCCACGGCGGTGCGATCGATGTCAGCTCGGTTGAAGATCAAGGAAGTACCTTTTCGATCACCCTACCCTTTGCGACTTAG